The following are encoded together in the Pseudoalteromonas shioyasakiensis genome:
- a CDS encoding response regulator has protein sequence MALKRILAVDDEPFNLEIIEEILEDLDFELKMVNSGPECLEVVEQFDPQVILLDVSMPQMSGYDVCRKLKENPNTQKIIVMFVSARGTVEERMEGYSVGAEDYIVKPFSHNELKLKLQHLNQVLIEKESLEQQVEDATSTAFNAMANSSEMGQIVNYIEHIGSIDNEHELGKAFLNCLGAFDLQSNVEFRLDNEVLHFSVSGVCSPIVLELFEMLKSKGRLHEFSNRILVNYEMISLLILNMPGQDPDKHGRIRDHICFLVSVTEQQLKAILTKKELLQQQQQLNDAVGKVHSKFTGLIELLNENRINNEAVFKRLQEDLESRIPTMGLDEDQEVFIYQKVDETIQNSVAREESVKGVKAAFKEIENDLSLLLTR, from the coding sequence ATGGCCTTGAAACGTATTTTAGCGGTTGATGATGAACCATTTAATTTAGAGATAATCGAAGAGATCCTTGAGGATCTCGATTTTGAGCTGAAAATGGTTAATAGCGGCCCAGAATGCTTAGAAGTCGTAGAGCAGTTCGACCCACAGGTGATTTTACTCGATGTGAGTATGCCACAAATGAGTGGTTACGATGTCTGTCGTAAGCTGAAAGAAAACCCCAATACGCAAAAAATTATTGTGATGTTTGTCTCAGCCAGAGGCACGGTTGAGGAGCGCATGGAAGGTTATTCTGTTGGTGCAGAAGACTACATTGTTAAACCATTTAGCCATAATGAGCTCAAGCTTAAGTTACAACATTTAAATCAAGTGCTAATTGAAAAAGAGTCGCTAGAACAACAAGTTGAAGATGCTACGTCAACGGCATTTAATGCCATGGCAAACAGCAGTGAAATGGGACAAATTGTTAATTATATTGAGCATATAGGTTCAATAGATAACGAACATGAACTCGGCAAAGCCTTTTTAAACTGTTTAGGTGCATTTGATTTACAAAGTAATGTGGAGTTTAGATTAGATAACGAAGTATTACATTTCTCTGTGTCGGGTGTGTGCTCGCCGATTGTGCTCGAGCTGTTTGAAATGCTGAAAAGCAAAGGTCGATTGCACGAGTTCTCAAATCGGATTTTAGTAAACTATGAAATGATTAGTTTGCTGATCTTAAATATGCCTGGGCAAGACCCCGATAAGCATGGTCGAATTCGAGACCATATCTGTTTTTTAGTCAGTGTTACAGAGCAACAGCTAAAAGCGATTCTCACGAAGAAAGAGCTTCTTCAGCAACAGCAACAGTTAAATGATGCCGTCGGTAAGGTGCACAGCAAATTTACAGGTTTAATTGAGCTTTTAAATGAAAACCGTATCAATAACGAAGCTGTATTTAAGCGGCTTCAAGAAGACTTAGAAAGTCGCATACCGACCATGGGCTTAGATGAAGACCAAGAGGTGTTTATCTATCAAAAGGTCGACGAAACCATTCAGAACTCAGTGGCTCGAGAGGAGTCTGTAAAAGGGGTTAAAGCGGCCTTTAAAGAAATTGAAAATGACTTATCGTTATTATTAACGCGATAG
- a CDS encoding glycerophosphodiester phosphodiesterase, translating to MMKVFAHRGASGTYPENTQSAIIAAVDLAVDGIEIDVQSCLDDYMIIHDTWLDRTTSGRGKVNACSKEQIQQYDAGNGECVPTLQQAIDWVGDKTLLNLELKHTFSLDKFVELIESNVSAGKISRDNLLVSSFDHHQLMWLKQKLPWVKIGALTASIPINYSEFAQKLHAYSIHVDKNFINHEFVADAKKRGLQVYAYTVDKVEDIELMLEYGVDGIFTNFPCHTQMTLQSL from the coding sequence ATGATGAAAGTATTCGCTCACAGAGGTGCCAGTGGTACCTACCCAGAAAATACTCAAAGCGCCATTATCGCTGCTGTTGATTTAGCAGTAGATGGCATCGAAATTGATGTGCAAAGCTGCCTTGATGATTACATGATTATTCACGACACTTGGCTTGATCGTACAACCTCTGGTCGCGGTAAAGTAAACGCCTGCTCAAAAGAGCAAATTCAACAATACGATGCAGGCAATGGCGAGTGCGTGCCCACTTTACAACAGGCAATCGATTGGGTTGGTGATAAAACTTTACTTAATTTAGAGCTTAAACATACTTTTTCGTTAGACAAGTTTGTAGAGCTTATTGAGTCAAATGTCAGTGCAGGGAAAATTTCTCGGGATAACCTGCTAGTCTCTTCATTCGATCACCACCAACTGATGTGGCTAAAGCAAAAATTGCCGTGGGTAAAGATTGGTGCACTTACCGCTTCTATCCCAATAAATTACAGCGAGTTTGCGCAAAAACTCCATGCCTATAGCATTCATGTAGATAAAAACTTTATAAACCATGAGTTTGTTGCTGACGCAAAAAAACGCGGCCTTCAAGTTTATGCTTACACGGTCGATAAAGTGGAAGATATCGAATTAATGCTAGAGTATGGCGTAGATGGTATTTTTACTAATTTTCCGTGTCATACACAAATGACACTGCAGTCACTGTAA
- a CDS encoding DMT family transporter, whose translation MQAHKQSLIYLHIAVLLFGGTALFAKLVSLSALDITVYRTAIAGCALLILLTIQHKAIKLHSRRDYLIALLLGVTVGIHWLTYFAGMQLAGIAVGMIAFFTYPVITVFLEPFFHGSKPQLKDIFSALVVMLGIYLLIPDASLGNDVTLGIAIGILSAFFFAFRNIVHKRYFSQYGGPQTMLYQTWIACIMLCAFVEVPPLQVDTINWLLLITVGVIFTAAPHSLFAASLKNLSASTAGLISCLQPLYGTFFAFLILHEQPSISTLIGGALVISAAFYETWSVTRRYKQ comes from the coding sequence ATGCAGGCGCACAAACAGAGCCTAATATACTTACACATTGCAGTGCTACTCTTTGGTGGTACTGCATTATTTGCCAAGCTAGTCAGCTTAAGTGCATTAGATATTACCGTTTATCGAACAGCAATTGCAGGCTGTGCCTTACTGATCTTACTTACAATTCAACACAAAGCGATTAAGCTTCACTCGCGTCGCGACTACCTTATAGCCTTGTTACTTGGCGTCACTGTTGGAATACATTGGCTCACCTACTTCGCAGGTATGCAACTAGCAGGTATTGCAGTCGGTATGATTGCCTTTTTTACTTACCCTGTTATCACGGTGTTTTTAGAGCCTTTTTTTCATGGCAGTAAACCACAGCTCAAAGATATTTTTAGCGCCTTGGTGGTGATGCTTGGTATTTATTTACTTATTCCTGATGCCAGCTTAGGCAATGATGTCACACTCGGTATTGCTATTGGCATTTTGTCGGCGTTCTTTTTTGCGTTTCGAAATATCGTTCACAAGCGTTACTTTAGCCAATATGGCGGCCCACAAACCATGCTTTATCAAACTTGGATCGCCTGCATTATGCTGTGCGCCTTTGTCGAAGTACCGCCATTACAAGTTGATACAATAAATTGGCTGCTATTAATTACCGTAGGGGTTATTTTTACAGCAGCACCGCATTCACTGTTTGCAGCAAGCCTGAAAAACTTATCAGCTTCAACCGCTGGTTTGATATCGTGTTTGCAGCCTTTATACGGTACGTTTTTCGCTTTTTTAATTTTGCATGAGCAACCTTCAATTAGCACTCTTATTGGTGGCGCGCTGGTGATTAGTGCCGCTTTTTATGAAACATGGTCAGTGACTCGTAGGTATAAGCAATGA
- a CDS encoding methyl-accepting chemotaxis protein: MSSYMRIYNFIEQTFFYTLTRKIVGNLGFVFAFQAITLIWLYSSLSEQQAGMGLFWLMTFVIIASFIFTIFYMRFLIVRPVQAMRDTLEQINRHDADLSAKLPHFTYDEFRDLSEQYNTFTVHLAKLLATTYQSAQASADSSSKMTHSMQQTAEMSHQQIKFSQTITDSSNQITSSLENISANTDSVHHVNSEHLNFVKHSATELSALVKKVAMISQILGNFSATVSGLKENSENIRAILKMVEEFSDQTNLLALNAAIEAARAGEAGRGFAVVADEVRSLSVKVNDATRQISDFINQMNSLVSETNKESEQLISHSSEAETAISNTSTGFSNMLGEFEQNQQQLQQIVSAVHLLEQTQTQTHQTVEQIVALGEQAKQQIDESLADCQQSHKLSQQTQEQLKRFV, from the coding sequence ATGAGTAGCTATATGCGCATTTACAATTTTATCGAACAAACTTTCTTTTACACCCTCACACGTAAGATTGTCGGTAATTTAGGTTTTGTGTTTGCGTTTCAAGCCATTACTTTGATCTGGCTTTATAGCAGCCTTTCAGAGCAACAAGCTGGCATGGGACTATTTTGGTTAATGACCTTTGTTATCATCGCGAGCTTTATTTTTACTATTTTCTACATGCGCTTTTTAATTGTGCGCCCAGTGCAAGCAATGCGCGATACACTTGAGCAAATCAACCGCCATGATGCCGATTTATCTGCCAAGTTACCGCATTTTACCTATGATGAGTTTCGTGATTTAAGTGAGCAGTACAATACCTTTACCGTTCATTTAGCAAAGCTATTAGCCACCACTTACCAAAGCGCTCAAGCCAGTGCTGATAGTAGTTCAAAGATGACTCATTCAATGCAGCAAACCGCAGAAATGAGCCACCAGCAAATAAAATTCAGTCAAACCATTACTGATTCAAGCAACCAAATTACTTCAAGCCTTGAGAATATCTCAGCAAATACTGACAGCGTTCATCATGTTAATAGTGAACACTTAAACTTTGTTAAGCACTCAGCCACTGAGTTATCGGCATTAGTTAAAAAGGTCGCGATGATTAGCCAAATTTTGGGTAACTTCTCAGCAACAGTGTCTGGCCTTAAAGAAAACAGCGAGAACATTCGTGCCATTTTAAAAATGGTTGAAGAGTTTTCTGATCAAACCAATTTACTTGCTCTAAATGCTGCAATCGAAGCGGCACGTGCCGGTGAAGCAGGCCGAGGCTTTGCGGTGGTTGCCGATGAAGTTAGATCGCTATCGGTTAAAGTAAACGATGCAACTCGCCAGATCAGTGACTTTATTAATCAAATGAATAGCCTTGTTAGCGAAACCAATAAAGAGTCTGAACAACTAATTAGCCACTCGAGTGAAGCTGAAACTGCCATTAGCAACACCTCAACAGGCTTTAGCAATATGCTTGGCGAATTTGAGCAAAACCAACAACAACTACAACAGATTGTCAGCGCGGTGCATCTACTAGAGCAAACCCAAACCCAGACCCATCAAACGGTTGAGCAAATAGTTGCTTTGGGTGAGCAAGCTAAGCAGCAAATTGATGAATCACTCGCTGATTGCCAACAATCACACAAACTGAGCCAACAAACCCAAGAGCAATTAAAACGCTTTGTGTAA
- the queG gene encoding tRNA epoxyqueuosine(34) reductase QueG — translation MTTPAIDYEQLALQIKQWGKDLGFAEVGITDIDLTKHETQLQRWLDLGYHGEMEYMAAHGMKRARPAELVPGTQRVISVKMNYLPPDASFAKNLKQTDKAYISRYALGRDYHKLIRNRLKKLGQKIEQQVGQLGFRPFVDSAPVLERQLAEKAGLGWRGKHSLLINKEAGSWFFLGELFVDIPLPIDEENSFEGCGKCVACMTLCPTGAIVEPYVVDARKCISYLTIELQGAIPEEYRPLLGNRIYGCDDCQLVCPWNRYGQLTDEADFHPRKQLKDQDLLTLFAWDETTFLKNTEGSPIRRIGHERWLRNLAVGLGNADYNEQIIEALEQRLTAATALVAEHIEWALDQQKNKRQLKLRKTARLIRIVEKGLPRDA, via the coding sequence GTGACAACACCCGCTATTGATTATGAACAACTCGCACTGCAAATAAAGCAATGGGGAAAAGACCTTGGCTTTGCAGAAGTCGGGATCACTGATATTGACCTAACGAAGCATGAAACGCAGCTACAGCGCTGGTTAGATTTAGGCTATCACGGTGAGATGGAATACATGGCAGCCCATGGTATGAAGCGAGCGCGCCCAGCAGAGCTGGTACCTGGCACGCAGCGAGTCATCTCAGTAAAAATGAACTACCTGCCGCCTGATGCAAGCTTTGCTAAAAACCTCAAACAGACTGATAAAGCGTACATTAGTCGCTATGCATTGGGTCGTGACTATCATAAGTTAATTCGCAATCGTCTGAAAAAGTTAGGCCAAAAAATAGAGCAGCAAGTTGGCCAGCTCGGTTTTCGCCCCTTTGTTGACTCAGCCCCCGTGCTTGAAAGACAACTAGCCGAAAAGGCAGGCTTGGGCTGGCGTGGAAAACATAGCTTATTAATCAATAAAGAGGCGGGCTCTTGGTTTTTCTTAGGTGAGCTGTTTGTTGATATACCGCTCCCTATTGATGAAGAAAATAGCTTTGAAGGCTGTGGGAAATGCGTTGCCTGTATGACGCTGTGCCCAACCGGTGCGATTGTCGAGCCTTATGTAGTCGATGCCCGTAAATGTATCTCTTACCTTACTATTGAACTGCAAGGCGCAATTCCAGAAGAGTATCGCCCACTGTTAGGGAATCGCATTTATGGCTGTGATGACTGCCAATTAGTCTGTCCATGGAATCGCTATGGTCAGCTTACCGATGAAGCTGACTTTCATCCAAGAAAGCAACTTAAAGACCAAGACTTACTGACTTTATTTGCATGGGATGAAACTACCTTTCTTAAAAATACCGAAGGCAGCCCTATACGCCGCATTGGTCACGAACGTTGGTTAAGAAACCTCGCTGTCGGATTAGGTAACGCTGATTACAACGAGCAAATAATCGAAGCTTTAGAGCAAAGGTTAACAGCAGCTACAGCTTTGGTCGCTGAGCATATCGAGTGGGCGCTTGATCAGCAAAAAAATAAGCGCCAGTTAAAGCTTCGTAAAACTGCGCGCTTAATTCGCATTGTTGAAAAAGGCCTACCCAGAGATGCTTGA